The following proteins come from a genomic window of Thermoproteus sp.:
- a CDS encoding PFL family protein, with protein MKVFSPEEIGEVLEMILFRELDIRAVTLSVNTLPAIRGDLPSTLSALRQHLRPYLERFRPAVDKVAAKLGVKIVTARLAVSPVSIMLEPLGRPQDAVEIAKALDDLAESYGVDMVGGFSAFVHAGASRGDKALMEALPDALNSTRRLGGFVNAASTSTGINMDAVAESARIVLAMRPEAAARFAVTANVPEDVPFMPAAHHGLGLPDAVVNVAVSGPGVIEAVVRNLKDADLRTLHDAIKRAAFKITRLGELVGREVARELGVKFGSVDLSVAPSPKVGDSVAAILEAMGLPRAGSPGSVFALALFVDAVKKGGAMATSTIGGLSGAFIPVSEDALMAKAAEEGALTFDALKAMSAVCNTGIDMAGIPKEAPPEVVAALIADVMALATSLDKPLGVRLVPIPGGKPGDVYELGGLYGRVVVMDLGRYRDIPLARRTGVVPPSVWRLRAG; from the coding sequence TGTTCCGCGAGCTCGACATACGTGCTGTGACTCTCAGCGTCAACACTCTGCCGGCGATTAGGGGCGACCTCCCCTCGACTCTATCGGCTTTGAGGCAGCACCTAAGGCCGTACCTCGAACGCTTTAGGCCGGCTGTTGATAAGGTGGCGGCGAAGTTGGGCGTCAAGATAGTCACGGCGAGGCTCGCCGTGAGTCCCGTCAGCATAATGTTGGAGCCTCTGGGGAGGCCTCAAGACGCTGTGGAGATAGCCAAGGCGCTCGACGACCTGGCGGAGTCCTACGGGGTCGATATGGTCGGCGGCTTTTCGGCTTTCGTCCACGCCGGGGCCTCTAGAGGCGACAAGGCCCTGATGGAGGCGTTGCCGGACGCCCTTAACTCCACCAGGAGGCTGGGCGGCTTCGTCAATGCGGCTTCTACCAGCACCGGCATAAATATGGACGCGGTGGCCGAGTCCGCCAGGATAGTCCTGGCCATGAGGCCGGAGGCCGCGGCTAGGTTCGCCGTGACGGCCAACGTGCCGGAGGACGTCCCCTTCATGCCTGCGGCGCACCACGGGCTGGGCCTCCCGGACGCGGTGGTCAACGTGGCTGTGAGCGGCCCCGGCGTCATAGAGGCCGTGGTGAGGAACTTGAAGGACGCCGACTTGAGGACTCTCCACGACGCCATCAAGCGCGCCGCCTTCAAGATAACTAGGCTGGGCGAGCTCGTGGGGAGGGAGGTGGCGAGGGAGCTCGGCGTCAAGTTCGGCTCTGTCGACCTCTCGGTGGCGCCGTCGCCGAAAGTGGGCGACAGCGTGGCGGCAATACTGGAGGCCATGGGCCTGCCGAGAGCCGGCTCCCCCGGCTCTGTCTTCGCCCTGGCACTATTTGTGGACGCGGTGAAGAAGGGCGGCGCCATGGCCACTTCCACAATCGGCGGGCTCTCGGGGGCCTTTATACCCGTCAGCGAGGACGCGCTTATGGCCAAAGCCGCCGAGGAGGGCGCCTTGACTTTCGACGCCCTTAAGGCCATGTCGGCAGTCTGCAACACCGGCATAGACATGGCGGGGATACCCAAAGAGGCCCCGCCCGAAGTCGTCGCGGCCTTGATAGCAGACGTGATGGCTCTGGCCACCTCGTTGGACAAGCCGCTTGGCGTCAGGCTGGTGCCGATCCCCGGCGGGAAGCCCGGCGACGTCTACGAGCTCGGAGGCCTCTACGGCAGAGTCGTCGTGATGGACCTGGGGAGGTATAGGGACATCCCGCTCGCGAGGAGGACGGGCGTGGTGCCGCCGAGCGTCTGGAGGCTGAGAGCCGGCTGA
- a CDS encoding formate--phosphoribosylaminoimidazolecarboxamide ligase family protein produces the protein MSVSISVLASHSALDVLDGAKDEGLRTIAVAKRGRERAYREFPVVDELIVLDDYKDIVKIADRLKGSVFVPNRSFAVYVGYDAIERDFPVPIFGNRYLLRWEERTGPYNYYRLLDEAGIRRPKTYASPDDVDRPVLVKLPEAARRVERGFFVARDRDDLWRKAKRLAERGLIRLEDLAGAAIEELVLGAHFNANYFYSPIYKRLELHSFDRRIQSNLDGVYRLPARDQLEVDPDVRYIEVGHEPATIRESLLEKVFDIGYKFLEAAARLVKPGVIGPFTLQFVVTPELDLVVYDVAPRIGGGTNAYMGLGGQYSKLYWGRPISVGRRIAIEVKEAARQGRLEEVTT, from the coding sequence ATGTCGGTCTCGATATCCGTATTGGCCTCCCACAGCGCCCTCGACGTCCTCGACGGGGCTAAGGACGAGGGGCTTAGGACCATTGCCGTCGCCAAGAGGGGCCGCGAGAGGGCCTATAGGGAGTTCCCAGTGGTCGACGAGCTGATCGTGCTCGACGACTATAAGGACATCGTCAAGATCGCCGATAGGCTCAAGGGCTCGGTCTTCGTGCCTAACCGCTCCTTCGCGGTCTACGTGGGCTACGACGCCATAGAGAGGGACTTCCCCGTCCCCATATTCGGCAATAGGTACCTCCTTAGGTGGGAGGAGAGGACTGGGCCCTACAACTACTACCGCCTGCTCGACGAGGCGGGGATAAGGAGGCCCAAGACCTATGCGTCTCCCGACGACGTGGATAGGCCCGTGCTGGTGAAACTGCCGGAGGCCGCCAGGAGGGTAGAGAGGGGCTTCTTTGTGGCGAGGGATAGAGACGACCTGTGGCGTAAGGCCAAGAGGCTGGCCGAGAGGGGCCTCATAAGGCTTGAGGACCTGGCGGGGGCCGCCATAGAGGAGCTGGTGTTGGGCGCCCACTTCAACGCCAACTATTTCTACTCCCCCATATACAAAAGGCTGGAGCTCCACAGCTTCGATAGGAGGATCCAGAGCAATCTCGATGGGGTCTATAGGCTCCCCGCGCGGGACCAGCTGGAGGTGGACCCCGACGTGAGGTATATAGAGGTGGGCCACGAGCCCGCCACCATTAGGGAGTCCCTCTTGGAGAAGGTCTTCGATATAGGCTATAAGTTCTTGGAGGCCGCCGCGAGGCTCGTGAAGCCGGGCGTCATAGGGCCCTTCACGTTGCAGTTCGTAGTGACGCCGGAGCTGGACCTGGTGGTCTACGACGTGGCTCCGAGGATAGGCGGCGGCACTAACGCCTATATGGGGCTGGGCGGCCAGTACTCGAAGCTCTATTGGGGGAGGCCTATATCCGTCGGGAGGAGGATAGCCATTGAGGTCAAGGAGGCCGCGAGGCAGGGGAGGCTGGAGGAGGTGACCACATGA
- a CDS encoding formate--phosphoribosylaminoimidazolecarboxamide ligase, translating to MESVLKRYDLDRLAVATIASHTALQILRGAKAYGFKTIAVAKPGVGWFYRQFPFIDEVWEADFSQFLKVAGRLVEENAVLVPHGSYVEYVGWRQALEAPVPTFGVRRLVEIEADQYKKMDLLNRAGIPTPKSFKPEEVDRPVIVKLFGAKGGRGYFFARSREELLRRLESVKEPYIVQEYVFGVPAYYHYFASPTYNRVEVFGMDIRYETNVDGRTFGMVEPTFVVVANLPLVLRESLLPTVQKYGEAFAKAVREVLGEEMKGPYSLESIIKDDMSIVVFEFSGRIVAGTNVYMGVGSPYSVLYFDKPMDMGLRIAHELQEARRRGRLDLVVS from the coding sequence ATCGAGTCGGTCCTCAAGCGGTACGACTTGGACCGCCTGGCGGTCGCGACTATAGCGTCCCACACGGCGCTCCAGATATTGAGGGGCGCCAAGGCCTACGGCTTCAAGACCATCGCGGTCGCCAAGCCCGGCGTCGGCTGGTTCTACAGGCAGTTTCCCTTCATCGACGAGGTCTGGGAGGCCGACTTCTCTCAATTCCTCAAGGTGGCAGGGAGGCTCGTCGAGGAGAACGCCGTGTTGGTGCCCCACGGCTCCTATGTGGAGTACGTCGGGTGGAGGCAGGCCCTGGAGGCGCCGGTCCCCACCTTCGGCGTCAGGAGGCTCGTGGAGATAGAGGCGGACCAATACAAGAAGATGGACCTCCTCAATAGGGCCGGCATACCGACCCCCAAGTCCTTCAAGCCCGAGGAGGTGGACCGCCCAGTCATAGTGAAGCTCTTCGGCGCCAAGGGGGGCCGCGGCTACTTCTTCGCGAGGAGCCGGGAGGAGCTGTTGCGGCGGCTGGAGTCGGTGAAGGAGCCCTATATAGTGCAGGAGTACGTCTTCGGCGTGCCCGCCTACTACCACTACTTCGCCTCTCCGACGTACAACAGGGTCGAGGTCTTCGGGATGGACATTAGGTATGAGACCAACGTGGACGGGAGAACCTTCGGGATGGTGGAGCCGACCTTCGTGGTGGTGGCGAACCTGCCCCTAGTCCTCAGGGAGTCTTTGTTGCCCACGGTGCAGAAATACGGCGAGGCCTTCGCCAAGGCCGTAAGGGAGGTCTTGGGCGAGGAGATGAAGGGGCCCTACAGCCTCGAGTCCATAATAAAGGACGATATGTCTATAGTGGTTTTCGAGTTCTCGGGGAGGATCGTGGCGGGCACCAACGTCTACATGGGGGTCGGGTCGCCCTACTCAGTCCTCTATTTCGACAAGCCTATGGACATGGGCCTCCGCATAGCCCACGAGCTCCAAGAGGCCAGGAGGAGGGGCAGGCTCGACCTAGTGGTCAGTTAG
- a CDS encoding malate synthase — MIQIDPKVSQQFGDLLGEKVVNGRRVSVEGLIEELAREFGPEIDRAIEARRKWLESKEPVRVKASFPKWDDKFVDADGNVRTFREIVQGLIDNFLGRDTPLRWGLNQNTPVPDDLHPLKNPGLEITGPWHPMSRAIHQINADVAAMMEDEEDASPAWYIPRGSGRDTAAVWEARRIVKRVLAGDIPDPYYEGGKEYRVKKERSKWPTLIHRVPGLHILDFDVRVDGRPVPAIITSIVVYTVNNYDALKRAGSGVYFYVPKTQTPEEALVIEKILRRVEDRLGLKRGELKIAMLYEEARAGLYLPVIFWIWRERLVKVNNGRWDYLGSLIEMWKDEAVYPDPQNITMTHPVMMAYQKYNALMCLMAGLGKNGELNAGPVGGMAAVMLYRPDDPYQRHRYNARALRAIWTDKLRERLIGLIFVTDEPIKKVTLRDILEGKVKGRLYDLFRQSWVATPEESYVKAGNEPLRADLKELEGLINRPVKYVEVDGVKIPAVDSGLTEQERQLFIRLGLIDENGNITPWVIRKDMVDSPEKLLNNPELWGGKDLWSALYEPPKGDITIEHIQHAFYMAANYGFQLLNGNLAAAIDDYELGQRFMNDLATYRIFSTWLWTLLRHKAKVTKDGALKGPARTHLGVIPAEDRIKVAAGTPFTEELFDALWNLHMEWTNAFYEDLDRIAAERILSRFVGAVKEAIRDAYKAGPFRDVKPGEAARRILASLKEKEVEAAVVANAPRFDRSFAPVIMEILKAKLKSPMYLQHGGRLIMALAPLPDEVRDAALQAMFMPREEVQRLVASGRLDKQILELYDYVHDIRHGG, encoded by the coding sequence ATGATTCAAATAGACCCCAAAGTTTCTCAACAGTTCGGCGACCTCTTGGGCGAAAAGGTCGTAAATGGACGTAGAGTATCGGTCGAGGGTCTCATAGAGGAGCTAGCTAGGGAGTTCGGCCCCGAGATAGATAGGGCGATAGAGGCGAGGAGGAAATGGCTCGAGAGCAAGGAGCCGGTTAGGGTCAAGGCGTCGTTCCCCAAGTGGGACGACAAGTTCGTAGATGCCGACGGCAACGTGAGGACATTTAGGGAGATAGTGCAGGGCCTCATCGATAACTTCTTGGGGAGGGACACCCCCTTGAGGTGGGGCCTAAACCAAAACACGCCGGTGCCCGACGACCTACATCCGTTGAAGAATCCGGGCTTGGAGATAACGGGGCCTTGGCATCCCATGAGCCGCGCGATACATCAGATAAACGCCGACGTGGCCGCCATGATGGAGGACGAAGAGGACGCGTCGCCGGCTTGGTACATACCCAGAGGTTCGGGCCGCGATACGGCGGCGGTTTGGGAGGCGCGGCGTATAGTGAAGAGGGTGCTGGCGGGCGACATACCGGACCCCTACTACGAAGGGGGTAAGGAGTATAGGGTCAAGAAGGAGAGGTCCAAATGGCCTACGCTCATCCATAGGGTGCCTGGCCTCCATATACTCGACTTCGATGTGAGGGTCGATGGAAGGCCTGTCCCCGCGATAATAACATCTATAGTAGTATATACAGTCAACAACTACGACGCGCTCAAGAGGGCGGGCTCCGGCGTCTATTTCTATGTGCCCAAGACGCAGACGCCTGAGGAAGCCCTCGTGATAGAGAAAATATTGCGCCGCGTCGAGGACAGACTGGGCCTCAAGAGGGGTGAGTTGAAAATTGCTATGTTGTACGAAGAGGCGAGGGCCGGCCTCTATCTACCCGTCATATTCTGGATCTGGCGCGAGAGGCTCGTCAAGGTCAACAACGGCCGTTGGGACTATTTGGGCTCCCTCATAGAGATGTGGAAGGACGAGGCGGTCTACCCCGATCCGCAGAACATCACCATGACGCACCCCGTAATGATGGCGTACCAGAAGTACAACGCCCTCATGTGCCTAATGGCGGGGCTGGGCAAGAACGGCGAGTTGAACGCCGGGCCTGTAGGCGGCATGGCGGCCGTGATGCTCTACCGCCCAGACGACCCCTATCAACGCCATCGCTACAACGCCAGGGCTCTGAGGGCCATCTGGACCGACAAGTTGAGGGAGAGGCTCATCGGCCTGATCTTCGTCACGGACGAGCCCATCAAGAAGGTCACTCTGAGGGACATACTAGAGGGGAAGGTCAAGGGGAGGCTCTACGACCTCTTCAGACAGAGCTGGGTGGCGACGCCTGAGGAGTCCTACGTCAAGGCGGGCAACGAGCCCCTTAGGGCCGACTTGAAGGAGTTGGAGGGGCTCATAAACCGCCCCGTCAAGTACGTGGAGGTCGACGGCGTCAAGATACCTGCCGTCGACAGCGGGCTGACGGAACAGGAGAGGCAGCTGTTCATCAGGCTGGGCCTCATAGACGAAAACGGCAACATAACGCCGTGGGTGATCAGGAAGGACATGGTGGACTCCCCCGAGAAGCTACTGAACAACCCGGAGCTTTGGGGCGGCAAGGACCTCTGGTCTGCGCTCTACGAGCCGCCTAAGGGCGACATAACCATCGAGCATATACAACACGCCTTCTATATGGCGGCGAACTACGGCTTCCAACTGCTCAACGGCAATCTGGCGGCGGCCATAGACGACTACGAGCTGGGCCAGCGCTTCATGAACGATCTGGCCACCTACCGTATATTCTCCACGTGGCTCTGGACTCTCTTGCGCCACAAGGCCAAGGTGACTAAAGACGGCGCCTTGAAGGGGCCCGCCAGGACGCACCTCGGCGTCATACCGGCCGAGGATAGGATAAAGGTGGCGGCCGGGACTCCCTTCACGGAAGAGCTCTTCGACGCACTCTGGAACCTCCATATGGAGTGGACTAACGCCTTCTATGAGGACCTAGACAGGATAGCGGCCGAGAGGATACTCTCCAGATTCGTGGGGGCCGTCAAGGAGGCCATACGCGACGCCTACAAGGCCGGTCCCTTCAGGGACGTGAAGCCCGGCGAGGCGGCCAGGAGGATATTGGCGAGCTTGAAGGAGAAAGAGGTGGAGGCCGCCGTCGTCGCCAACGCTCCCCGCTTCGATAGGTCCTTCGCCCCGGTCATAATGGAGATACTCAAGGCCAAGCTCAAATCGCCCATGTACCTACAACACGGCGGGCGCCTAATAATGGCCCTCGCGCCTCTGCCCGACGAGGTGAGAGACGCCGCGCTTCAAGCCATGTTCATGCCGAGGGAGGAGGTCCAGAGGCTTGTGGCGTCTGGGAGGCTCGACAAACAGATATTGGAGCTCTACGACTATGTCCACGATATAAGACATGGAGGTTAG
- a CDS encoding FAD-linked oxidase C-terminal domain-containing protein yields the protein MEVSQNVRRLAERLVDILGEKGVLRGGVDVLVYEQDGTLALRGRADLVAFPTNTEEMAKVVEAAYEYGVPIVGRGSGTSLSGGAMPAAGGLIISTARMNKILEIDLDNEVAVVQAGVINDWVNSYLSRMGYQYPIDLGFGYMADPGSQRVSTIGGNIAHNSGGVKCFKYGVTVNQVRGLVVVLPGGEVRRIGGKEFEQVGYDLLGLITGSEGTLALVAEATIRITPLYESNLTILATFNDLPAAGRAVSAVIASGAMPVAMELMDKLAVEAVESGPYAAGLPRDAEAILLIQVEGSPQGAKEEAAKVADVLKRAGAASVETIEDPARAAKVWAARKQAFGAMGFVGPNYVVEDGTIPRKKLAEALMIARNAGAKRGLRVANVFHAGDGNLHPLILYDERKPGEREKAIEAGEEILEACVELGGTITGEHGVGYMKKKLLPKMYSEVEIGIMKSIKSAFDPRGLMNPGKIFP from the coding sequence ATGGAGGTTAGCCAAAATGTAAGGCGCCTCGCCGAACGCCTCGTCGATATTTTGGGCGAGAAGGGCGTTCTCCGCGGCGGGGTCGACGTATTGGTCTACGAGCAGGACGGCACCTTGGCGTTGAGGGGGAGGGCGGACCTCGTGGCTTTTCCCACCAACACCGAGGAGATGGCTAAAGTGGTGGAGGCAGCCTACGAGTATGGAGTGCCCATAGTGGGCAGAGGCTCGGGTACCAGTCTGAGCGGCGGCGCCATGCCGGCGGCGGGCGGGCTCATCATCAGCACGGCCCGTATGAACAAGATCCTGGAGATAGATCTAGACAACGAGGTGGCTGTGGTGCAGGCCGGCGTCATAAACGACTGGGTGAATTCCTACCTGTCGAGGATGGGCTATCAGTACCCCATAGATCTGGGCTTCGGCTACATGGCTGATCCGGGCTCCCAGAGGGTGTCGACTATCGGCGGGAACATAGCGCACAACTCCGGCGGGGTCAAGTGCTTCAAGTACGGGGTCACCGTCAACCAGGTTAGGGGGCTCGTAGTCGTGTTGCCGGGCGGCGAGGTGAGGAGGATAGGAGGCAAGGAGTTCGAACAGGTCGGCTACGACCTACTGGGCTTGATAACGGGGTCCGAGGGGACGCTCGCCCTAGTGGCCGAGGCCACCATCAGGATAACGCCCCTCTACGAGTCCAACTTGACGATCCTCGCCACGTTTAACGACCTGCCCGCCGCGGGGAGGGCGGTCTCCGCCGTAATAGCCTCAGGCGCCATGCCCGTCGCCATGGAGCTCATGGACAAACTGGCCGTCGAGGCCGTGGAGTCGGGCCCCTACGCCGCCGGCCTGCCTAGAGACGCTGAGGCCATCTTGTTGATACAGGTGGAGGGCTCCCCGCAGGGCGCCAAGGAGGAGGCGGCTAAGGTGGCCGATGTGTTAAAGAGAGCCGGCGCGGCCTCCGTGGAGACGATAGAGGACCCCGCCCGCGCCGCTAAGGTGTGGGCGGCTAGGAAGCAGGCATTTGGCGCCATGGGCTTCGTGGGGCCGAACTACGTCGTGGAGGACGGCACTATACCCCGCAAGAAGTTGGCAGAGGCCTTAATGATAGCGAGAAATGCGGGGGCCAAGAGGGGCCTCCGCGTGGCTAACGTCTTCCATGCGGGCGACGGCAACCTACACCCCCTCATACTCTACGACGAGAGGAAGCCGGGCGAGAGGGAGAAGGCCATAGAGGCTGGGGAGGAGATCCTCGAGGCCTGTGTGGAGCTGGGCGGCACCATCACGGGCGAGCACGGAGTGGGCTATATGAAGAAGAAGCTCCTGCCCAAGATGTACAGCGAGGTCGAAATAGGCATTATGAAGTCCATAAAGTCGGCCTTCGACCCGAGGGGGCTGATGAATCCCGGCAAGATATTCCCATGA
- a CDS encoding FAD-binding oxidoreductase — MRPKSVEELVEAINEANRSKLRLLPVCMGSKADLGPPAAYDEKLELSAMPKVIEVDDEEFVLRVSSCVPVAEVQEELGRRGKRLALDPPLFWRSSIGGVVATNFYGPMAYRYMAPRDQLLSVRAVTGFGKLVRFGAPVMKDVAGYNIKRVLAGSWGTLAVLTEVYLRVYALPENVAVVATEPKPLSEIRRLLPTGAAERDGKLYLRYEGVKSEVEYRVAKSGRGDVYYGREAEDLWRAVTEAEDLFASSELVKTITPPAQIPKLEGRYLKYPLLGVAFLAGPPPPGVKAYRLKPPAKWDLQNADIMAKIKQIFDPNGILSPGRMP, encoded by the coding sequence ATGAGGCCCAAGTCGGTAGAGGAGTTGGTGGAGGCCATAAACGAGGCCAATAGGTCCAAGCTGAGGCTTCTGCCTGTCTGTATGGGCTCCAAGGCCGATTTGGGGCCCCCCGCGGCCTACGACGAGAAGCTCGAACTTTCGGCCATGCCGAAGGTCATCGAAGTCGACGACGAGGAGTTCGTACTACGCGTATCCTCCTGTGTGCCGGTCGCCGAGGTCCAAGAGGAGCTAGGGAGGAGGGGGAAGAGGCTGGCGCTGGACCCACCTCTATTCTGGAGGTCCTCTATAGGCGGCGTGGTGGCCACCAACTTCTACGGCCCTATGGCCTACCGCTACATGGCGCCTAGGGACCAGCTCCTCAGCGTGAGGGCCGTCACGGGCTTCGGGAAGCTCGTAAGGTTCGGCGCTCCCGTCATGAAGGATGTGGCTGGCTATAACATAAAGAGGGTGCTGGCGGGGTCTTGGGGCACCCTTGCGGTCCTGACTGAGGTCTATCTCAGAGTGTACGCCTTGCCGGAGAACGTGGCGGTGGTGGCGACGGAGCCCAAGCCGCTTTCTGAGATCAGACGTCTGCTCCCGACGGGGGCTGCGGAGCGCGACGGCAAGTTGTATCTGAGGTACGAGGGGGTGAAGTCCGAGGTGGAATATAGGGTGGCCAAGTCGGGGAGGGGAGACGTCTACTACGGCCGCGAGGCCGAAGACCTCTGGCGCGCCGTAACCGAGGCAGAGGACCTATTTGCCTCTAGCGAGCTCGTCAAGACGATAACGCCGCCGGCCCAGATACCCAAGCTGGAGGGCAGATACCTCAAATATCCCCTACTGGGCGTCGCGTTCCTGGCGGGGCCTCCGCCTCCTGGCGTCAAGGCGTATCGCCTAAAGCCGCCAGCCAAATGGGACCTACAGAACGCCGACATTATGGCCAAGATCAAACAGATATTTGACCCCAACGGAATATTGTCGCCGGGTAGGATGCCATGA
- a CDS encoding (Fe-S)-binding protein produces MSAFDEVYKCVHCGFCLPTCPTYLATGVEGHSPRGRLHLIRAVIEGRANPSEDLLKYIDTCVYCLRCETACPSGVKYGAVYEEFYKKYRDQLQSITFGRYLLAFNVMNTEVGLKFVRALGGAAGRDIKAMTSGEDVGPYVGRTFKAKGERVGRVALFVSPECVAWRYRGEVVATAIRVLTWNGYDVVVPRFSCCGAAYRHSGQFEKAERMAQHNKAVLKEVGPVDAVVVPNSGGCQAELMRYMDGVLDVTQLLAKGLRGTLGPVRMKIAVQHSCHLMNVAKAHQVVLSVLSKIPELKIVPLPSADVCCGGGDIYPRRHRDIADSILEIKRREVAEISPDGVLVESPSCLQQLGRLDVPLYFPTTLLDMSYRSGGNDGYERLD; encoded by the coding sequence ATGAGCGCCTTCGACGAAGTCTATAAGTGTGTACACTGCGGCTTCTGCCTCCCCACCTGCCCCACGTATCTGGCCACCGGCGTCGAGGGCCACAGCCCCAGAGGCAGGCTCCACCTAATTAGGGCCGTGATAGAGGGGAGGGCCAACCCCAGCGAGGACCTACTGAAGTACATAGACACCTGCGTCTACTGCCTTAGATGCGAGACGGCGTGTCCGTCTGGCGTCAAGTACGGGGCGGTCTACGAGGAGTTCTACAAGAAGTATAGAGACCAGCTACAGTCCATCACATTCGGGAGGTACCTCCTCGCCTTCAACGTGATGAACACGGAGGTGGGGCTTAAATTCGTGCGGGCCTTAGGCGGCGCCGCCGGAAGGGACATAAAGGCCATGACGTCCGGCGAGGACGTAGGCCCCTACGTCGGGAGGACCTTTAAGGCCAAGGGCGAGAGGGTCGGCAGGGTGGCGCTCTTCGTGAGCCCCGAGTGCGTCGCCTGGCGCTATAGGGGCGAGGTGGTGGCGACGGCCATAAGGGTCTTGACTTGGAACGGCTACGACGTGGTGGTTCCGCGCTTCTCTTGTTGCGGCGCGGCGTATAGGCACAGTGGGCAGTTCGAAAAGGCCGAGAGGATGGCGCAACACAATAAGGCGGTGCTCAAGGAGGTCGGGCCGGTGGACGCCGTGGTGGTGCCGAACTCCGGCGGATGTCAGGCGGAGCTGATGCGGTATATGGACGGCGTCTTGGACGTGACGCAACTATTGGCTAAAGGCCTACGGGGGACTTTGGGCCCCGTGAGGATGAAAATAGCGGTGCAACATAGTTGCCACTTGATGAATGTCGCCAAGGCACATCAAGTGGTCCTCTCGGTCCTGTCGAAAATACCCGAGTTGAAGATCGTGCCTCTGCCGAGCGCCGACGTCTGTTGCGGCGGCGGGGACATATATCCAAGGAGACATAGAGACATAGCGGACTCCATATTGGAGATCAAGAGGCGCGAAGTGGCCGAGATATCCCCCGACGGGGTCCTGGTGGAGAGCCCCTCCTGCCTGCAACAGCTGGGGAGGCTGGACGTCCCGCTCTACTTCCCGACGACGTTGTTGGATATGTCCTATAGGAGCGGCGGGAACGACGGGTACGAAAGGCTCGACTAA
- a CDS encoding MBL fold metallo-hydrolase, whose product MKVVVLGLGGWISSPWAGYPGIYIKTDLDILIDAGEGTYARLAQCGLGLPQVVVLSHAHGDHILGVPTLLLMARQKGLRLKVVATPSVLDSLGKILEAVHMPHLAQHMEAVALPPDGAVQIGSTKISFAPAIHSVEAVHVRLEHEGKCLAYSGDTAPSPKLVELARNCDLLVHEVSGNPGQEEPAHSVGHSTTRDAVELAKAAGVKALLPLHFYISTPLLPPSEINVYIPHLCSSIEL is encoded by the coding sequence GTGAAGGTCGTGGTGTTGGGTCTCGGCGGCTGGATCTCAAGCCCTTGGGCCGGCTATCCGGGGATCTACATCAAGACGGATTTGGATATACTTATAGATGCCGGCGAGGGGACATACGCGAGGCTGGCCCAATGCGGCCTGGGCCTGCCGCAAGTCGTCGTCTTGAGCCACGCCCACGGCGACCACATATTGGGCGTCCCCACTCTGCTCCTCATGGCGAGGCAGAAAGGCCTTAGGCTCAAGGTGGTCGCGACCCCCTCGGTCCTAGACTCCTTGGGGAAAATACTGGAGGCCGTCCACATGCCCCATCTGGCTCAACACATGGAGGCTGTCGCCCTCCCGCCCGACGGGGCCGTGCAGATAGGCTCCACGAAGATATCTTTCGCGCCGGCGATACATTCCGTGGAGGCGGTGCACGTGAGGCTGGAACACGAGGGGAAGTGCCTCGCCTATAGCGGAGACACGGCGCCCAGCCCCAAGCTCGTAGAGCTGGCTAGGAACTGCGACTTGTTGGTACATGAAGTCTCGGGCAATCCGGGCCAGGAGGAGCCCGCACACTCTGTAGGCCACAGCACCACGAGGGACGCGGTGGAGCTAGCCAAGGCGGCTGGAGTCAAGGCCTTGTTGCCGCTACATTTCTATATATCGACGCCGTTGTTGCCGCCGTCTGAAATCAATGTGTATATACCGCACCTCTGTTCCTCTATAGAGCTGTGA
- a CDS encoding DUF359 domain-containing protein, whose translation MRCLKVPEGRRALFAFPYPIAIWRDPPRSVELALRVAEDFGARRIYTVGDVVTKNFLAAGARPDAAAVDLKTRRGEFVKMVEAFPRVLRVKNPPGYITEDAWAAVREAVGSPGTLILVDGEEDMLSLAFIALAPEDSAVVYGHYRGALIIIPVGAYKEIRRLLDYMEGC comes from the coding sequence GTGAGGTGCCTAAAGGTGCCTGAGGGCCGGAGGGCCCTCTTCGCCTTTCCCTACCCCATAGCCATTTGGCGCGACCCCCCGCGGTCGGTAGAGCTGGCGTTGAGAGTCGCCGAGGACTTTGGGGCCAGGAGGATATACACGGTGGGCGACGTAGTCACGAAGAACTTCCTGGCGGCGGGGGCCAGGCCGGACGCAGCCGCCGTAGACCTAAAGACCAGGAGGGGCGAATTCGTCAAGATGGTCGAGGCGTTCCCCAGAGTCCTTAGGGTGAAGAACCCGCCGGGCTACATCACAGAGGACGCCTGGGCGGCGGTGAGGGAGGCTGTGGGGTCGCCGGGCACCCTAATACTTGTAGACGGCGAGGAGGACATGTTGTCGCTGGCCTTCATAGCCCTGGCCCCCGAGGATTCGGCGGTCGTATACGGCCACTATAGAGGCGCCCTGATAATAATACCAGTTGGGGCATATAAAGAAATCAGGAGGCTTCTGGACTATATGGAAGGTTGCTAA